TTTTCGGCTTTTATACTTTGTGCCATTGTTTTTACAGTAGTATACAATTATACAGCCTTGCATCTTTCAAAGCAGGAAGCAATTCCTTCATTTGTTTTTGATTTTGAAAAATATATTCCGTTCCTGCCATGGACAATCATTCCTTACATGACCAGTGGATTATTTTTCGTCCTGGTATTTTTTCTTTGTAAAAATAAGGAACAGCTTACAGCTCTCACCTACAGAATACTTTTTGTAACCATTATGGCTGGGATTTGCTTCCTATTGTTCCCATTGAAATTTTCTCTGGAAAAACCTCCAACAGATCGTTTCTTACTGGGCTACCCTTTCCGGTTTTTAGAAATCTTTGATTCTCCGTTTAATCAGGCACCATCATTGCATATTGCCTATGCGTTTATTTTTTGGCCGGTTCTCAGAAACGTAAAAAAACTGCGCACTTTTTTTATGCTGTGGCTCCTCTTGCTTGGACTTTCTACCCTTACCACATATCAGCATCATTTTATTGATATCCTATCAGGATCAGTTCTTGCTCATTTCAGTTTTATCCTCTTTCCCTATCGTAAAAATGATTTTCGATACCGGAACTTCCAAATCGCCAATTTTTATTTTCTGTCGGGATGGATCATGGCTTCAGCAGCATTCATACTCTACAAAAACTCTGGTGCTACAGGATTGCTGATACTTTGGCCTGCTATTATGTCAATTGTAATAGGTTATCATTATCAAAAAAATACTGTCCGCTTTTTAAAAGATAAAAATGGAATTATTTCTTTGTGGAGAAAAGTTTTTTACGCTCCATACCTTATGATATACTGGGTATTATGGAGGTTTTTCCGAAAAAACAAAAAGCCCTTACTGATTGCTCCGGGTATTTATATTTCATCAAGACCTGGTTACAAGGATCTTTCTTATTTTAACATCAACAATCACACTATAATCTACGATCTGTCTGCAGAAATGGAGGAAATTTCTAAATTGAAAGTATTACCCGGCTATCATTCTGCT
This region of Chryseobacterium vaccae genomic DNA includes:
- a CDS encoding phosphatase PAP2 family protein codes for the protein MDEKRLKIEQKFSAFILCAIVFTVVYNYTALHLSKQEAIPSFVFDFEKYIPFLPWTIIPYMTSGLFFVLVFFLCKNKEQLTALTYRILFVTIMAGICFLLFPLKFSLEKPPTDRFLLGYPFRFLEIFDSPFNQAPSLHIAYAFIFWPVLRNVKKLRTFFMLWLLLLGLSTLTTYQHHFIDILSGSVLAHFSFILFPYRKNDFRYRNFQIANFYFLSGWIMASAAFILYKNSGATGLLILWPAIMSIVIGYHYQKNTVRFLKDKNGIISLWRKVFYAPYLMIYWVLWRFFRKNKKPLLIAPGIYISSRPGYKDLSYFNINNHTIIYDLSAEMEEISKLKVLPGYHSAPFLDIGIPDIEQARTLIAEITEHYKKLPEDGQILIHCTMGFTRSSMVGILVMKNILSLPLEEAITTMKALNKNAVIHPYLQEFLKKN